Part of the Streptomyces showdoensis genome, CGTCCCGAACGCGACCCCCTCCCCGTCCCCCGCTCCCGTCCGGCGCCCGTCAACCGGGAGCGAGGAGGGAGAGCGGGGGGGAGTGTGGGTGGTCAGGTGGGTGGGTGGGTGGCAGGTGGGTGGGTGGGTGGCAGGTGGGTGGGTGGGTCTGGTCAGGTGGGGGTGGTTCGGTCCAGGCGGATCACTGACTCGTCCAGGCCTGTCAGCAGGGCCGCGTCCTGGGTCACCGCCACCGCTCGTACGGGTGGGCCGGGGCGGAAGGTCAGGTGGTCCGCCGTCTCCAGTCCGCGGAACTCCACCGCCCCGTCGGCCCAGGCCACCGCCACGAACGGGCCGTACGGGGTCTCCGCCGCGTGGAGGGAGACCACGGGGGACGCGCGCTCGGCCAGGGGGGTCGGGTCCGGGTCCTTGCCGGGGGTCCAGCGGCGGACCGTCCCGTCAATGCCGCCGCTGCACACGAACGGGGTCTCCGACTCCACCGCGGCGACCGCCGTCACCCTGCCGCTGTGCAGGGCCGCCTGGTGCAGGCCGGTCAGGCCGAAGGCGTGGACGGAGCCCAGGCGGTCGCCCACGACCACGGAGCCGGAGATCGCGGCGAGGGCCGTGCCCGGGTGCCGGGTCAGCGTCGCCGACACCGCCTCGGTGAGGCGCTGGAGGTAGGGCGGGCGGGGGTTCCTGCCCGGCACCGCGTGCAGTCGGCCGCGTTCGTCGAGGAGCAGGACCGTGCCGTCGGGTGCGGGGGCCAGGGCCGTCACCCGGCCCGTGACGGGGTGGTCCAGGCGGCCGAGCGGGCGCGCGTCGGCCGCGCCGAGCAGGCGTACGGTGCCGGCCAGGTCCGCCGCGAGCACGGTCCCGCCCTGTACGGCGAGTGCGGCGACCGGGCCCGGCCAGGGCGGGGCCACGTCCCCGGCGACCCTGCTCCACCGCACCCGCCAGGGCGCCGGCTCCGCGGCCGCAGCCAGCGCGGGTCCGAGTCTCGGGTCGGCGCCGTCGCCCAGGGCCGCGAGGAGGGCCAGGGCCCGGTCCGCCGGGGTGCGGGCGGCGCAGAGCGCCTGTCCGGCGCGCAGC contains:
- a CDS encoding WD40 repeat domain-containing protein, producing the protein MPSVRAELPGASALLGWLTDPEAPRLCLVTEAPGLLDWLAAQGPRAGGRRRTARALVPLTGQTALGTTWATAAHLGVVATSPADLVRVLATTETGRTPRTVLLLPSLHAAAEPTRIAELLRDLATQGRIRVVVETREGTPEHTILTEARVTVVDAAQATEPEPPPATEAAPPDLSDPLAVIAADPYRVTAGYLADPEDRHGGLRPAWLRAGQALCAARTPADRALALLAALGDGADPRLGPALAAAAEPAPWRVRWSRVAGDVAPPWPGPVAALAVQGGTVLAADLAGTVRLLGAADARPLGRLDHPVTGRVTALAPAPDGTVLLLDERGRLHAVPGRNPRPPYLQRLTEAVSATLTRHPGTALAAISGSVVVGDRLGSVHAFGLTGLHQAALHSGRVTAVAAVESETPFVCSGGIDGTVRRWTPGKDPDPTPLAERASPVVSLHAAETPYGPFVAVAWADGAVEFRGLETADHLTFRPGPPVRAVAVTQDAALLTGLDESVIRLDRTTPT